Proteins co-encoded in one Metabacillus sp. KUDC1714 genomic window:
- a CDS encoding DUF456 domain-containing protein: protein MEFLWWGLTILLFVLSFVGIVYPIIPSVVAIWGGFVVYQFLINSNELSVWFWISMTVLSAVLIAADLIANSYFVKKYGGSKTSEKIAAVATIVGSFILPPFGIILVPFLAVLVTEYIIHKDTTKAIKIGFATIVGFLGGSLAKILIQLLMIIWFIVAVVF, encoded by the coding sequence ATGGAATTTTTATGGTGGGGATTAACGATCCTCTTATTTGTATTAAGCTTTGTAGGAATAGTCTATCCTATTATTCCTTCGGTTGTAGCCATTTGGGGAGGATTTGTTGTTTATCAATTTCTGATTAATTCGAATGAGCTATCCGTATGGTTCTGGATCAGTATGACAGTATTAAGTGCAGTTTTAATCGCGGCAGACCTTATTGCCAACAGTTATTTTGTGAAAAAATACGGTGGTTCTAAAACGTCTGAGAAAATAGCTGCTGTTGCTACTATTGTTGGTTCATTTATACTCCCACCTTTCGGGATTATTCTCGTACCTTTTTTAGCGGTTCTTGTTACAGAGTATATTATTCATAAAGATACTACGAAGGCCATTAAAATTGGGTTTGCTACCATCGTTGGTTTTTTAGGCGGAAGCTTAGCCAAAATATTAATTCAATTGTTAATGATCATTTGGTTCATTGTGGCTGTTGTTTTTTAA
- a CDS encoding glycoside hydrolase family 2 TIM barrel-domain containing protein: MNKKVLFNDGWEFSKSSLEVSESATLTFEPVDLPHDWLIYNTLDLYENSIGWYRRKFIYTKDEKQKQILLCFDGVYMDSSLYVNQQFIGEWKYGYSSFEHDMTDTLVEGENEIVVKVVHQSPNSRWYSGAGIYRNVWLKTRDKNHIVTDGIYSTTKKKENGWQLEVDTEIDIYDEVQISHSLVYKDEIITSTSERVIAGSDSSTLNQQVLFLENPLLWSTDDPNLYQLITHLHVINNDKNQSLEEVETISQNIGFRVIELDPHNGFQLNGRKMKLNGVCEHHDLGALGAAFNKAALKRRLVILQEMGVNAIRTAHNMPAKELMELADEMGLLVVTEAFDMWERAKTPFDYARFFKDWAHIDVKSWVKRDRNHPSLLMWSIGNEIYDTHADDRGQKITSMLIEYVRKYDPKENASVTIGSNYMPWENAQKCADLVKVAGYNYAEKYYQKHHEEHPDWIIYGSETASVVQSRGIYHFPFDKSILADDDEQCSALGNSTTSWGAKSAEACILAERDTPFSLGQFIWTGFDYIGEPTPYHTKNSYFGQIDTATFKKDSYYIYQAAWTDYKTKPMVHIFPFWNFNKGQMIDVRVCSNAPKIELQLNGNTIGIYDIDHEHGTQLVGWWKIPYEEGELTAIVYDETGNIIATDRKISFGDAKKICLNTDKEKLLANGTDILFVEITMKDKDGNPVENATNRVNVHVSGAGRLIGLDNGDSTDYDQYKGVSRRLFSGKLMAIIGATLEPGKIQIEVSSKGLETKIVEFESQAMNNLALNGISASMKNQELPVVMGGNEEIPVRKIEIISDSGQVFDESKKEILVRARLYPVDTSYQEVEWSVVNATGIVSNIAKVEAFGDEAKVTAFGDGEFLLRCTSKNGSNKTKIISQLEFKAAGLGTAYKDPYGFISAGLYDYSKGEVGNGNERGVATSRDGETQVGFREIDFGPYGSDKITIPIFALTSEEYSLQIWEGIPNEDGCELLADVTYQKESKWNVYQEETYQLSKRLKGITTICFVLQQKVHIKGFSFEKKNRAFEKNITSECDHIYGDTFTLTENSVEGIGNNVSLEFEQMDFTSDGTTKLIIFGKSHNDKNTIQIRFANDEEESNQLIEFTQSDEYEEQQFELNKVTNQQKVTFIFLPGCHFDFGWFRFER; encoded by the coding sequence ATGAATAAAAAAGTACTTTTTAATGATGGATGGGAGTTTTCCAAAAGTAGTTTAGAAGTTAGCGAAAGTGCTACTTTGACATTTGAACCAGTTGATTTACCTCATGATTGGCTAATATACAATACTTTAGACTTATATGAAAACAGTATAGGTTGGTATCGTAGGAAATTTATATATACGAAAGATGAAAAACAAAAACAGATTCTCTTGTGTTTTGATGGGGTTTACATGGATTCTTCCCTTTATGTGAATCAACAATTTATCGGAGAATGGAAATATGGGTATTCCTCTTTTGAACACGATATGACAGATACATTGGTTGAAGGAGAAAATGAAATTGTTGTAAAGGTCGTGCATCAAAGCCCAAATAGCAGATGGTACTCTGGTGCTGGAATTTATCGTAATGTCTGGCTAAAAACAAGGGATAAGAATCATATAGTTACAGATGGAATATACAGCACAACAAAAAAGAAAGAGAATGGATGGCAGTTAGAAGTCGACACAGAAATAGATATCTATGATGAAGTACAAATTTCGCATAGTCTCGTTTATAAGGATGAAATAATTACATCTACATCAGAGAGAGTTATTGCGGGCAGTGATTCTAGTACACTTAATCAACAAGTGTTATTTCTAGAAAATCCATTGTTATGGAGCACAGATGACCCTAATCTTTATCAGCTTATAACCCACCTACATGTGATAAATAACGATAAAAATCAGAGTTTAGAAGAAGTTGAAACAATCTCACAGAATATCGGATTTCGAGTAATAGAACTTGACCCTCATAATGGATTTCAACTAAATGGTAGAAAGATGAAATTAAATGGGGTTTGTGAACACCACGATTTAGGAGCCCTAGGAGCAGCCTTTAATAAAGCTGCACTAAAAAGAAGATTGGTAATATTGCAAGAAATGGGTGTTAACGCTATTCGAACTGCCCATAATATGCCAGCAAAAGAACTTATGGAATTAGCGGATGAAATGGGCTTGCTTGTAGTCACGGAAGCTTTTGATATGTGGGAGAGAGCAAAAACTCCTTTTGATTATGCTAGATTCTTTAAGGATTGGGCTCATATCGATGTGAAAAGTTGGGTAAAGCGGGATCGGAATCATCCGAGCTTGCTAATGTGGAGTATTGGAAATGAAATTTATGATACCCATGCAGATGATCGAGGACAAAAAATTACAAGCATGCTTATCGAATATGTACGAAAATATGATCCGAAAGAAAATGCAAGCGTTACCATCGGTTCAAATTATATGCCGTGGGAGAATGCACAAAAATGTGCTGATCTTGTTAAGGTTGCAGGTTATAACTATGCAGAAAAATATTATCAAAAACATCATGAAGAACATCCCGATTGGATTATTTATGGTAGTGAAACAGCATCTGTTGTGCAAAGTAGAGGGATCTATCATTTCCCATTTGATAAATCAATTCTTGCAGACGATGACGAACAATGTTCTGCACTTGGAAATAGTACAACCAGTTGGGGAGCAAAATCAGCCGAAGCTTGTATTTTAGCAGAAAGAGACACCCCCTTCTCACTCGGTCAGTTTATATGGACTGGGTTTGACTATATTGGAGAACCTACACCTTATCATACAAAAAACTCTTATTTTGGACAGATTGACACTGCTACTTTTAAGAAAGATTCGTATTACATCTATCAAGCAGCATGGACAGATTATAAAACAAAACCAATGGTCCATATCTTCCCCTTTTGGAATTTTAATAAAGGGCAAATGATTGATGTTAGAGTATGCTCGAATGCGCCAAAAATTGAACTTCAATTAAATGGGAATACAATCGGAATCTATGATATTGACCATGAACATGGAACACAGCTTGTTGGATGGTGGAAGATTCCTTATGAAGAAGGTGAGTTAACGGCTATTGTTTATGATGAAACAGGCAACATCATTGCGACAGATCGTAAAATATCCTTCGGAGATGCTAAAAAAATCTGCTTGAATACTGATAAAGAAAAACTTCTTGCTAATGGTACGGATATACTTTTTGTAGAAATAACAATGAAAGATAAAGATGGGAATCCAGTTGAGAATGCAACGAATAGAGTAAATGTACATGTCTCAGGAGCTGGACGTCTTATTGGTCTCGATAATGGCGATAGCACAGATTATGATCAATATAAAGGAGTAAGCAGAAGATTATTCAGTGGAAAATTAATGGCGATCATAGGGGCAACTTTAGAACCTGGGAAAATCCAAATTGAAGTTTCATCAAAAGGTTTGGAAACTAAAATCGTTGAATTTGAGTCACAAGCAATGAATAACCTAGCTTTAAATGGGATTTCTGCCAGTATGAAAAATCAAGAATTACCTGTTGTCATGGGTGGCAATGAGGAGATTCCTGTTCGTAAGATTGAAATAATCAGTGATTCTGGACAAGTATTTGATGAATCAAAAAAAGAGATTCTTGTTCGAGCAAGATTGTACCCAGTAGATACTTCTTATCAAGAAGTTGAATGGAGTGTAGTTAATGCTACAGGGATTGTGTCAAATATTGCAAAAGTAGAAGCATTTGGTGATGAGGCCAAAGTAACCGCATTTGGTGATGGAGAATTTCTACTTCGCTGTACAAGCAAGAATGGTAGTAACAAGACAAAAATTATCTCCCAGCTAGAATTTAAGGCAGCTGGTCTAGGTACAGCCTACAAAGATCCTTATGGATTTATTTCCGCAGGACTCTATGATTATAGTAAAGGGGAAGTTGGAAACGGTAACGAACGAGGAGTAGCGACAAGTAGAGACGGTGAGACTCAAGTAGGTTTTCGTGAAATTGACTTTGGTCCTTACGGCTCTGATAAAATAACAATTCCAATTTTCGCTTTAACAAGTGAAGAGTATTCTCTTCAGATTTGGGAAGGAATTCCAAATGAAGATGGATGTGAATTACTAGCTGATGTGACCTACCAAAAGGAATCCAAGTGGAATGTGTATCAAGAAGAAACTTATCAATTGTCAAAAAGACTGAAAGGTATTACAACCATTTGTTTTGTTCTCCAACAGAAGGTGCATATTAAAGGATTTTCATTTGAGAAAAAGAATAGAGCCTTTGAAAAAAATATCACGTCAGAATGTGACCACATCTATGGGGATACATTTACCTTAACAGAAAATAGTGTTGAAGGAATTGGAAACAATGTATCTCTAGAGTTTGAACAAATGGATTTTACAAGTGATGGTACAACGAAACTAATCATTTTTGGTAAGTCACATAATGATAAAAATACCATTCAGATCCGTTTTGCGAATGATGAAGAAGAAAGTAATCAACTCATCGAATTCACACAGTCAGATGAATATGAAGAACAACAATTTGAATTGAATAAAGTAACCAACCAACAAAAAGTCACCTTCATCTTCCTGCCTGGATGCCATTTTGATTTTGGCTGGTTCCGTTTTGAGAGGTAA
- a CDS encoding glycoside hydrolase family 95 protein produces the protein MKLNYQTSAKTWTEALPIGNGRLGAMIFGGVELERLQLNEDTLWSGSPKDFNNPEAKKYLPEIRKLIFEGKYEEADHIAKNMMGPYTQSYLPFGDLLIKFAHDGNEKNFRRSLDLQDGIARVQYDIDDVTYTREMFSSFEDQVIVIHLRANKPGKINFTAKLESLLQTVIEKSNEELILRGICPENVDPGYFRDNENPIIYEQEGNGNSLTFEGRLAVQKDGGVSYLDDEGLTVLNATTVTLFFSAATSFNGFDKSPRKEGKDPSVTVMKHLYEAKKSTFETLRETHIKDYRSLFDRVELDLGPSLVTNEIMTDQWIEQYGASDPKLVELLFHFGRYLMITSSRPGTQPANLQGIWNDMIQPPWSSNYTLNINAQMNYWPVETCNLAECHQPFLNYIEELAHNGEKTVQTNYGLRGWTAHHNADIWRQSAPVGAYGHGDPVWTIWPMAGAWLSQHLWEHFAFSRDKQFLRNKAYPIMKKAALFCMDWLIEDEKGYLVTAPSTSPEHKFVTEDGKMAAVSMATTMDLSLIWDLFTSCIEATKELNNDIEFRQELEEKRSKLFPLQVGQYGQLQEWYKDWDDQELNHRHVSHLFGVFPGRQFTEKETPELFKAAKHSLMRRGDEGTGWSLAWKISLWARFKDGNRALGLITNLLQLVTDENSTNYQRGGVYSNLFDAHPPFQIDGNFGFVAGVAELLLQSHTKEIHLLPALPDAWPNGHVRGLRARGGFEIALQWENKKLKQVEIHSLQGERCVLKTDVNVEVKVGEKVVEIEKIGYGAISFATVAGVYYTILPIKAATV, from the coding sequence ATGAAGTTAAACTATCAAACTAGTGCAAAGACATGGACAGAGGCACTTCCTATCGGAAATGGTCGACTTGGAGCAATGATTTTTGGTGGAGTTGAACTGGAAAGATTACAATTAAATGAAGATACTTTATGGTCAGGAAGCCCGAAAGATTTTAATAATCCAGAGGCAAAAAAGTATTTACCTGAAATTAGAAAGCTTATTTTTGAGGGGAAGTATGAAGAAGCTGATCATATTGCAAAAAACATGATGGGTCCCTATACCCAATCCTATCTACCTTTTGGTGATTTATTAATAAAATTTGCTCACGATGGAAATGAAAAAAATTTTAGACGAAGTCTTGATTTACAGGATGGTATAGCTCGTGTCCAATATGATATTGATGATGTAACCTATACACGCGAAATGTTTTCATCTTTTGAGGATCAAGTAATTGTTATTCACCTTAGGGCAAATAAACCGGGCAAGATTAACTTTACTGCTAAATTAGAAAGCTTACTTCAAACCGTAATAGAAAAGTCTAATGAAGAACTTATTCTTAGAGGGATTTGCCCGGAAAATGTAGATCCAGGCTATTTCCGAGATAATGAGAATCCCATTATTTATGAACAAGAGGGAAATGGTAACTCACTAACATTTGAGGGGCGGTTAGCTGTTCAGAAAGATGGTGGTGTATCCTATTTAGATGATGAAGGTCTTACTGTTTTAAATGCGACAACAGTAACACTGTTCTTTTCAGCTGCTACAAGCTTCAATGGATTTGATAAATCCCCTCGTAAAGAAGGGAAAGATCCTTCAGTTACAGTCATGAAACACTTATATGAAGCGAAAAAAAGTACATTTGAAACACTTCGAGAAACTCATATTAAAGACTACAGATCACTGTTTGATCGTGTTGAGCTTGATTTAGGTCCATCATTAGTTACTAATGAGATTATGACAGACCAATGGATTGAACAATATGGAGCAAGTGATCCTAAATTAGTGGAGCTTCTGTTTCATTTTGGCCGATATTTAATGATCACAAGTTCCCGTCCTGGAACACAGCCTGCCAATTTACAAGGCATTTGGAATGACATGATTCAGCCACCTTGGAGTAGTAATTACACACTCAATATTAATGCACAAATGAACTATTGGCCTGTAGAAACATGTAATTTAGCTGAATGTCATCAGCCATTCCTAAATTACATAGAGGAATTAGCCCACAATGGAGAAAAAACAGTTCAAACAAATTATGGTCTGCGAGGCTGGACTGCACACCATAATGCAGACATTTGGCGTCAATCTGCTCCTGTAGGGGCATATGGTCATGGTGATCCAGTTTGGACGATTTGGCCAATGGCTGGAGCGTGGCTTTCACAGCATCTATGGGAGCATTTTGCATTTAGCCGAGACAAACAATTTTTACGTAATAAGGCTTACCCAATTATGAAAAAAGCAGCATTATTTTGTATGGACTGGCTAATTGAAGATGAAAAAGGATATTTAGTGACAGCGCCTTCAACTTCCCCAGAGCATAAATTTGTAACGGAAGATGGTAAAATGGCAGCAGTTAGTATGGCGACAACCATGGATCTGTCATTAATATGGGACTTATTCACAAGTTGTATCGAAGCAACAAAAGAGTTAAATAATGACATCGAGTTTAGACAAGAATTAGAAGAAAAAAGATCAAAATTATTTCCACTTCAGGTTGGTCAATATGGGCAACTACAGGAATGGTATAAAGATTGGGATGATCAGGAACTTAACCATCGCCATGTTTCACATCTTTTTGGGGTTTTCCCAGGGAGGCAGTTTACTGAAAAGGAAACACCTGAATTATTTAAGGCTGCTAAACATTCTCTTATGCGTAGAGGTGATGAAGGGACTGGCTGGAGCCTTGCTTGGAAAATATCATTATGGGCTCGTTTTAAAGATGGAAATCGGGCTCTAGGTCTAATAACTAACCTTCTTCAGCTTGTAACTGATGAGAATAGCACAAATTATCAGCGTGGTGGAGTGTATTCCAACTTGTTTGATGCACATCCACCTTTTCAAATTGATGGGAATTTTGGTTTTGTCGCTGGGGTTGCTGAGTTATTACTTCAATCTCATACAAAGGAAATTCATTTATTACCTGCATTACCTGATGCATGGCCAAATGGGCATGTTCGTGGCCTTAGAGCACGTGGTGGATTTGAAATAGCTCTACAGTGGGAGAATAAGAAGTTAAAGCAAGTCGAGATACATTCATTACAAGGAGAAAGATGTGTTCTTAAAACAGATGTCAATGTGGAAGTAAAAGTAGGGGAAAAAGTTGTTGAAATTGAAAAGATAGGATATGGCGCCATTTCTTTTGCTACTGTTGCAGGAGTATATTATACCATTCTCCCAATAAAAGCAGCTACTGTTTAG
- a CDS encoding amidohydrolase family protein, with product MKIDAHQHFWIYNENEYSWISEDMSELQRDFLPEDLEGLLQSLDFNGAIAVQARQTLEETSWLLKLAQKYDCIKGVVGWVDLCSPDVTEQLKHFTDNPYLKGIRHVIHDEVDDQFLLREDFQRGISELNDFDLTYDLLLFPVHIPYAIELVETFPKQQFVLDHIGKPDIKNKVISPWKEDLTKLAEHQNVYVKLSGMVTEANLKNWRKENFEAYLDVVFKAFGPNRIMIGSDWPVCTVSNRYETVMEIVLDYVKRFAPESENLILGENCAKFYSIK from the coding sequence ATGAAAATAGACGCACATCAACATTTTTGGATTTATAACGAAAACGAATATAGCTGGATTAGTGAAGACATGTCTGAATTACAACGTGACTTTTTACCAGAAGATCTTGAAGGACTGTTACAATCTCTTGATTTTAATGGAGCGATTGCTGTTCAAGCTAGACAAACATTAGAGGAAACAAGTTGGCTTTTAAAACTAGCACAAAAATATGATTGTATCAAGGGAGTTGTTGGCTGGGTTGACCTCTGTTCGCCTGATGTAACAGAACAATTGAAACATTTCACAGATAATCCTTATCTTAAAGGAATTCGTCATGTCATCCATGATGAAGTAGATGATCAATTTTTGTTAAGAGAAGATTTTCAGAGAGGCATCAGTGAACTAAACGATTTTGACCTCACCTATGATCTACTGCTTTTTCCAGTGCATATCCCTTATGCCATCGAGCTTGTAGAAACATTCCCGAAACAGCAATTTGTATTGGATCATATCGGCAAGCCTGATATAAAGAATAAAGTGATTTCGCCATGGAAGGAAGATCTTACAAAACTAGCAGAACACCAGAACGTCTATGTGAAACTATCCGGCATGGTGACTGAGGCCAATTTGAAGAATTGGAGAAAAGAGAACTTTGAAGCATATTTAGACGTAGTATTTAAAGCCTTTGGACCAAACAGAATCATGATAGGCTCTGATTGGCCCGTTTGTACTGTTAGTAATCGCTATGAAACGGTCATGGAAATTGTCTTGGATTATGTTAAGCGATTTGCTCCAGAATCGGAGAATCTGATCCTTGGTGAGAACTGTGCAAAATTTTATTCGATAAAATAA
- a CDS encoding SGNH/GDSL hydrolase family protein yields MAKKILLIGDSITDCGRREDQEGLGYGYVRILHDYLVTTYPYADYQIVNTGIGGDRVTDLAARWQTDVIDHQPDYVSISIGINDVWRQLDRPEIEQVTSETFHQVYVKLLTQVKEETNAQIVLMEPTIIEEDTESTGNKMLKDYVEIITNLAQQFDATIVPTHQVFIKYLQAENNYKLTTDGVHMNSAGNMLMATTWLRACEERLK; encoded by the coding sequence ATGGCGAAAAAAATTTTATTAATAGGGGATAGTATTACAGATTGTGGAAGACGAGAAGATCAAGAGGGTCTAGGATATGGGTATGTAAGAATTTTACATGATTACTTGGTGACAACGTATCCATATGCTGACTATCAAATTGTGAATACAGGAATAGGCGGAGATAGAGTCACTGACCTCGCTGCAAGATGGCAAACAGATGTCATTGATCATCAACCAGATTATGTTTCGATTTCAATAGGAATAAATGATGTATGGAGACAGCTTGACCGTCCTGAAATAGAGCAAGTAACTTCAGAGACATTTCACCAAGTTTACGTAAAATTGTTAACTCAAGTAAAAGAAGAAACCAACGCACAAATTGTATTAATGGAACCAACAATTATTGAGGAAGATACAGAATCCACAGGAAATAAGATGTTAAAAGACTATGTGGAGATCATAACTAATCTTGCACAACAATTCGATGCAACAATCGTGCCTACGCATCAAGTATTTATCAAGTATTTACAAGCTGAAAACAATTATAAGCTCACGACAGACGGCGTTCACATGAATTCCGCGGGAAACATGTTAATGGCAACTACTTGGCTTAGAGCGTGTGAAGAACGACTAAAATAA
- a CDS encoding L,D-transpeptidase family protein, whose translation MIKKWFYLFVLAILMFCSIGISSGSAAGSKFIIINKSNNQLAYYENNQLTKVFKVGTGRSQSLTPEGKFKIVNKIKNRPYYTDGIPGGDPRNPLGNRWLGINARGTWGTTYAIHGNNNPNSIGGYVSSGCVRMYDNEVEWLFNQVPVNTPVIITTSGKSFDSIAVSYGYKVTESSVPVTVNGTALKKGNRGPAVEELQRKLTSLGFSTKGIDGVFGQNTESAVRSFQKARRLTVDGVVGPATRKALGGTTVTKPTSPSSPSNGSDLAKSGILKKGSKGASVKELQRILTAKGYNTKGVDGIFGSNTDQAVRKFQKARGLAVDGIVGPNTKKELR comes from the coding sequence TTGATTAAAAAATGGTTTTATCTATTTGTATTGGCAATTCTGATGTTTTGTAGTATAGGGATATCTTCTGGTTCTGCAGCAGGTAGCAAATTTATTATCATTAATAAGTCAAACAACCAACTTGCTTATTATGAAAATAATCAACTAACTAAAGTGTTTAAAGTCGGGACAGGGAGGAGTCAATCCTTAACACCAGAGGGAAAATTTAAAATTGTAAACAAGATAAAGAATCGACCTTACTACACTGATGGCATTCCAGGTGGTGACCCACGTAATCCGCTTGGTAATAGATGGCTTGGAATAAATGCAAGGGGAACATGGGGCACGACTTATGCAATTCATGGTAACAACAACCCTAATTCAATTGGTGGTTATGTGAGTAGCGGTTGTGTACGGATGTATGATAACGAGGTGGAATGGCTGTTCAATCAAGTGCCTGTCAATACACCTGTTATAATCACAACTTCAGGGAAATCATTTGATTCAATAGCGGTTTCTTACGGATATAAAGTAACTGAAAGCTCAGTTCCAGTTACTGTAAATGGAACCGCTCTCAAAAAAGGGAACAGGGGACCTGCTGTTGAAGAGCTTCAGCGGAAGCTTACTTCTCTAGGGTTTAGTACAAAAGGGATAGATGGTGTATTTGGTCAAAATACAGAATCTGCAGTCCGCTCATTTCAAAAGGCTCGACGTCTTACTGTAGATGGCGTAGTCGGTCCAGCAACAAGAAAAGCACTTGGAGGAACAACAGTGACAAAGCCAACATCTCCTTCTTCACCATCAAATGGGTCAGACCTAGCCAAAAGTGGCATCCTTAAAAAAGGAAGCAAAGGTGCTTCTGTAAAAGAACTTCAACGTATCCTTACTGCTAAAGGGTACAATACAAAAGGGGTGGACGGAATTTTTGGTTCAAACACGGATCAAGCAGTCCGTAAATTCCAAAAGGCACGTGGTCTAGCAGTAGATGGAATTGTTGGACCGAACACTAAAAAAGAACTTAGATAA
- a CDS encoding AraC family transcriptional regulator: MLPIRKQFESKKSFPFHIVYKQTKDLQDELPEHTHEWLEIVMIHEGKGTFFIDQTFYDIQKNDLIIIPSNTIHRTIPDKDHSLTSTAIFFSPALLNHSTFGNGFLYLKIFGESKKGKNYKYTLEHNHQTKLNDYIDTLMHEVETESPDQVNAILLWLHVTMLHLNRNCLTWKTGIEKQSSFGPKWFKEALIYIDQHLDTSLDLNSLSRRFSVSAAHFSRVFKQLIGINVTDYITMKRILLAKDLLSSYNEKISTVAEQCGFTSMPHFFRTFKKLTSMTPSEYRKKR; the protein is encoded by the coding sequence ATGTTACCAATTCGTAAACAATTTGAATCTAAAAAATCTTTCCCATTTCATATCGTCTATAAACAAACGAAAGATCTTCAAGATGAGCTTCCAGAACATACACATGAATGGTTAGAAATTGTGATGATTCATGAAGGAAAAGGAACCTTTTTCATAGATCAAACTTTTTATGACATACAAAAAAATGATCTAATCATCATTCCAAGTAATACGATTCACCGTACCATACCTGATAAGGATCATTCCCTTACTTCTACTGCTATCTTCTTTAGTCCTGCCCTACTTAATCATTCTACTTTTGGTAATGGTTTTTTATATTTGAAGATTTTTGGTGAATCAAAAAAAGGAAAGAATTATAAATATACGTTAGAGCATAATCACCAAACTAAATTAAATGACTACATTGATACCCTTATGCATGAAGTGGAGACAGAAAGCCCAGATCAAGTGAATGCGATCCTATTATGGTTGCACGTGACTATGCTTCACCTTAATCGAAATTGCCTTACTTGGAAAACAGGAATAGAAAAGCAGTCTTCCTTCGGACCAAAATGGTTTAAAGAGGCATTAATTTATATTGATCAACATTTAGATACTAGTTTAGATTTGAATTCTCTATCAAGACGCTTTTCCGTTTCAGCCGCTCATTTTAGCCGTGTCTTTAAACAGTTGATTGGCATTAATGTTACCGATTATATTACAATGAAGCGGATATTATTAGCAAAAGATCTACTAAGTAGTTATAATGAGAAAATTTCAACTGTGGCTGAGCAATGTGGATTTACGAGTATGCCCCATTTTTTTCGGACATTTAAGAAACTTACGTCGATGACCCCTTCTGAGTACAGAAAAAAAAGATGA
- a CDS encoding UxaA family hydrolase — translation METKEKTFGAGVSCIVMNQNDNVVTLLRSINKGEVLTFQIEDQTCTLTAKEDVAFGHKLALNQIKIGDTILKYGESIGIATTTIEEGEHVHVHNLIGVRGRGDQ, via the coding sequence ATGGAAACAAAAGAGAAAACGTTTGGTGCAGGTGTTTCATGTATTGTCATGAATCAGAATGATAACGTTGTCACATTGCTGCGCTCGATTAATAAGGGTGAGGTATTAACATTTCAAATTGAAGATCAAACATGTACATTAACAGCTAAAGAGGATGTTGCTTTCGGTCATAAACTGGCACTTAATCAAATTAAAATTGGTGATACAATCCTGAAATATGGAGAGTCTATTGGCATCGCTACAACCACTATTGAAGAAGGTGAGCATGTTCATGTACACAATCTTATCGGTGTTCGCGGTCGAGGTGACCAATAA